A stretch of Castanea sativa cultivar Marrone di Chiusa Pesio chromosome 2, ASM4071231v1 DNA encodes these proteins:
- the LOC142625607 gene encoding uncharacterized protein LOC142625607, translating into MAAGTMATAAGAAVLLYYVLSRRLASSSAPKVDDEDGGDRRSSGGDLSRSSRKRIARRPAQAPATLFESITTLSETLRFTYSETLGKWPIGDLAFGINYYLRRQGNLQVASVYAGSNCIQLKGPEIVAELNKFLRLLTLCMYFSKKPFPVFLESAGYSHEDVLFQKPKAALLKPAFTIIRDKDSKCFLLLIRGTHSIKDTLTAATGAVVPFHHSVLHDGGISNLVLGYAHCGMVAAARWIAKLSTPFLLKALDKYPDYKVKIVGHSLGGGTAALLTYILREQKELSSTTCVTFAPAACMTLELAESGKHFITTVINGSDLVPTFSTASIDDLRSEVTASSWLNDLRDQIERTRVINVVYRSATALGSHLPSIASAKARVAGAGALLRPVSSSTQVVMKRAKNVAEAVVRTRSSLSSWSCMGARRRHVGPLLDSKVENFPEVALESERNSESVATEVITRNPIVIKVESNSSSTGSGHDDTDEEEPLLPDDNVITVSTVEEFTEGELWYELEKELQRQNNETNIRAQEAEAAAAKEIIEEESMLADAVESSKPISSSEVSESHHFYPPGRIMHIVSVPSSDTPNGDHDRHMEERVGIFETPRELYSKLRLSKTMINDHYMPMYKKMMEMLIKELENEEPCDCEM; encoded by the exons ATGGCGGCGGGGACAATGGCGACCGCCGCCGGAGCTGCGGTGCTTCTCTATTACGTGCTGAGCCGGAGGCTGGCGTCGTCGTCGGCGCCGAAGGTAGACGACGAAGACGGGGGTGATAGGAGGAGCAGCGGCGGAGATTTGTCGAGATCGAGTAGAAAGAGAATCGCTCGGAGGCCAGCTCAGGCTCCGGCGACGCTCTTCGAGTCGATCACGACGTTGTCGGAGACGCTCCGGTTCACGTACTCGGAGACCTTAGGCAAGTGGCCGATCGGCGATTTGGCGTTTGGCATTAACTATTACTTGCGGAGGCAG GGTAACTTACAAGTCGCAAGTGTATATGCTGGTAGTAATTGTATTCAACTTAAAGGTCCAGAAATTGTTGCGGAGTTGAATAAATTTCTGAGGTTGTTGACCCTTTGTATGTACTTCTCAAAGAAGCCTTTTCCGGTGTTTTTAGAGTCTGCCGGCTACTCTCATGAAGATGTCCTATTTCAGAAGCCCAAGGCAGCG CTTTTGAAGCCTGCTTTCACAATTATACGAGATAAAGACTCAAAATGTTTCCTTCTATTGATTCGTGGTACTCATAGCATTAAAGATACACTAACAGCAGCAACTGGAGCGGTGGTCCCTTTTCACCACTCGGTTTTACATGATGGTGGAATAAGCAATTTAGTTTTAGGATATGCTCATTGTGGAATGGTTGCTGCTGCTCGTTGGATTGCAAAGCTTAGCACTCCTTTCCTGCTCAAAGCTCTTGATAAATATCCTGACTACAAAGTTAAG ATTGTTGGGCATTCACTTGGTGGTGGTACTGCTGCGCTGTTGACATATATTCTACGAGAACAAAAAGAATTATCCTCGACGACTTGTGTCACATTTGCCCCAG CTGCCTGTATGACATTGGAATTAGCAGAATCAGGCAAACACTTCATTACTACTGTCATAAATGGTTCTGACCTGGTGCCAACATTTTCAACAGCTTCTATTGATGACCTTCGCTCTGAG GTGACAGCATCATCATGGTTAAATGATTTGCGGGATCAGATTGAGCGTACAAGGGTCATAAATGTTGTTTATCGCTCTGCAACTGCTCTGGGGTCTCATCTACCATCTATAGCTAGTGCCAAAGCCAGGGTTGCTGGTGCAGGTGCACTTCTGCGGCCAGTTTCCAGCAGCACTCAG GTTGTGATGAAGCGTGCAAAGAATGTTGCTGAAGCTGTTGTCAGAACACGCTCATCTCTGTCGTCGTGGTCTTGCATGGGTGCACGTCGCCGTCATGTGGGCCCCCTATTGGATTCTAAGGTCGAGAATTTTCCTGAAGTAGCTCTAGAATCTGAAAGAAATTCTGAATCTGTTGCAACCGAAGTGATAACAAGAAACCCTATTGTGATTAAAGTGGAATCTAATTCTTCTAGCACTGGATCAGGACATGATGATACAGATGAAGAAGAGCCACTCCTTCCAGATGATAATGTCATTACTGTGTCCACTGTGGAAGAATTCACTGAAGGTGAGTTATGGTATGAACTTGAGAAAGAACTCCAACGGCAAAATAATGAAACAAACATCAGAGCCCAGGAGGCAGAAGCAGCTGCAGCTAAAGAAATCATTGAAGAGGAGAGTATGCTAGCTGATGCTGTGGAAAGCAGTAAGCCAATATCATCATCAGAAGTATCAGAGAGCCACCACTTCTATCCCCCTGGCAGAATTATGCATATTGTTTCTGTACCTTCATCCGATACTCCTAATGGAGATCATGACAGGCACATGGAAGAACGTGTTGGTATATTTGAGACACCTAGAGAACTTTATAGTAAACTCCGGCTTTCAAAAACAATGATAAATGATCATTATATGCCTATGTATAAGAAGATGATGGAAATGTTAATCAAGGAACTAGAAAATGAAGAACCTTGTGATTGTGAAATGTGA